The Gouania willdenowi chromosome 5, fGouWil2.1, whole genome shotgun sequence sequence gaattagctgaacaagcaaatattgtagttgtttttatatgtatttatttcttttataatTTGATTATtgttggatttggtgatttgatatAAAGATAATAgcaatacatttgtttggttactttaatgaatGGATAGAGCGACACATATACCTtatttaaaagtatgaaatagccataaagtgaggaaaagaaaaaaagatgcataaaaaattgtgataatcgtAAATGTTGTagtaatctttgatttattgaatcgtagcaccctgaatcgAAATCGAATCGTGAGGTCCCTTAGATGACACACCCCTAAAAGTAAGGCattaacaaagattaaaaaaacaactttagattTACTTCACTAGTTTTGGCCCTCAAAGAGTTATACATTTGAAAAAGTTCCGCACCAGCTGAGTTGACTCGTGCCCCACGCttcctatgctgtgaaaaattcttGGTAagaacacgcacgcacgcgcgcacgcacacacaatggCCGTTGGCTGTAGAGTTtgccaatattttttttattatgagtTCCAAACAAATATTAGTTGACAATAGAGGCTTCTGGTGTTTTCAGTTCAGTTAGGTTAAGCATTTTGTTTTCCAATGTGAAAGAGCTGTGAGTAAATTCATATACTTTGCAAGTCATTTTGGGCCTCCAATTTTCTTTCAtgtctttgtacttttttgccAGTATGGGTGTGAATGGGTCTTAAGTTGTATTAAAATCCTcccggagccgaaaaaaataccttctcaatgaagacaatacagtcaGTGTATTacattctatacagttaaaattatatagaatgtttgatttaatttgagttGAGTTATATttatcatgtaaatggcaacagtttaaaataaaacaaattaaattaacatcacaaaataacaataatacagtatcAAATTATGCatttcagtttacatgaacacaatattatataaagaagatttttttttattgtattaatgctacaaaaagtaacttcaaTTTGATAACActtgatcatgtcggtcaacacatgctaattgctcatttcttgccacacataaaccATGCATATTTAAtcggcacattggtggttaaatgaatctgtccccacacaattaaaatctctatttacttccagaatagtgtttttcttggtttagttatcttaccagggatttaaaacttaaggttagtcacaggtgcaggaaagttgatggtctgtagatgttgcaggaggtgaagtaggaagatgctgagtcattgcacaatgtgatttatttttaggttaacaaattgttatatcatgattttatttgtcactaTTCATTATTAGCCTctgtaagaattttttttttaaagatacagggagccattgcaaaagagccacatgaggctccagagccgctgTCGCAGACCTTTGAACTGTgccttttttgttatttgccTTCACAGTTAAATTTTAAGAATTGAAGAACAAAGAAGTAATGTGCaggttgttttatttgttaactGATTAGGTTAATAAGGTCACATGCCCCTTACTCTCTCTATTTGATCAGTCTCCACTTCTTGGCATACGGATGAGGATATGTACAGGCAGCCACCCATCGATCGCTCCATCCTGCCGACAGCACCTCGCTCAGCCCGTGAGCCCAATATCGACCGATCCAGACTGCCACGCAGCCCACCCTACACAGCCTTCTTGGGCAACTTACCCTATGATGTCACTGAGGACTCAATCAAAGATTTTTTCCGTGGCTTGGCAGTAAGTGTTTGAAAAAGAAACTGATGAGTTTGTAGAAGTGTGGCAtgtgtatttgtaaaaaaaaataacaattgtttacatgttttgtgTGAAGAAATGTGACACAAACAaatcttttgtttttcaatgtttcTAATGATGGATTGGAAGCATAATAATTGCACTGCCTTTTTTgaagtaaaataaaagtattgctTGTTTGTGTCATTATATAGTCATGAGAAAATTGTATAATTTATgtaaaaatagaagaaaaaataacACGGTACTTCAGAGTTTTTTTagcatcatttattgttttaagttGTTTATTGCTGTTGAAATGTACATATGTGTTAATTATTTTGTTCTGACATAGGTAGATTGAGGTAGATTTCTTTTCTATGGTAACCATTGCTAAACTTTTAGATCAGTGCGGTGCGTCTGCCTCGAGAGCCCAGTAACCCAGAGAGACTGAAGGGCTTTGGCTATGCTGAGTTTGATGATGTGGATTCTTTGTTGAGGGCCCTGAGTCTCAATGAAGAGGTGAGATCAACAATGTCCACTGTTTTATTTACCAAATATTTAAAGTGTATTGTTAGTTTTAATGACAGTATATCATAATTCAAAGTTGTAATTTTCTCAAACTAAAAACATTGTATGTTTTGTATCTCTATTTAAATGATTTGATGATGTAAAATAGACTGATCATTAATTTAATGACTCTTTTTGTCAACAGAACCTTGGAAACCGAAGGATCCGTGTCGATATTGCTGACCAGTCAAACGATAAAGGTACACGTGCTGTGTGTTACTCTCTGAAGTCTAAACTTGTACAGCTTTTAGGTCTTGGTTTTTTGAAGCCTCAGCTTTCTTTGGTAAATTGTAGaactttgtattgttttaacttCACAGAAAGAGACAGCGGACTTATGGGAGGCAGGGACAGAGGAGGACGGATGGCAGACCTGGGTCCTGACAAGACAGACAGCGACTGGAGAGCTCGGCCAACCGGGGATGATGATGGGCCTCCTAAAAGAGATGATTATGGTGAGGGTGCCTTGAAAAGGTCTCTGGTTCTCCTCACTTATTACCAATTCATTCAAGTTAGAAATGCACATTAATTACTAGACTGATGGGGAatgtataataattatttttttacaattattattagtttgactTTAAACCAGTAAGTTAACCGAATAACACAGACTCATCCTTGGTTCCTCTCAGACAGCACAACTATGttcatttacatttcattttattatttatttcattcatttaaacaaaatgtcagcatttacatgaaagaaaaggagcagaaagaagtaaaaacttaTAATGTCTGCCCCCTATCAACACAAAATTCTTTACAGTTCCAGTTCCTTTGACTACTCTGCAGTGTTATATTTCTGTAACATTGATAATTTAACAtactttttaaacacataaatgGACTTAGAAGTTTTAATGTGCTAAGCTATTCTTAACATGTTGGACTTGTCACTGGTATGAAGCTCATTGCCAGCTGAAATATGCAATAGATTGTAAAAACTTGTTCTAATTATACTTTTGTAAGATTTTTCATTCTTCACTATTGACCCGTTTTGAATTAGTGATACACTAATATAtagcaataaaataattaaagatgATATATTCTTGTCCTCTTTAGTCTCCGTGAAATAATTACCTGGTCAATGTTCTGCTGCAGGGTCCAGAGACCGTCACGAGTCTGATCGTTACAGAGACGGCCCACGAAGAGATGATCGCTATGAAGGCGGAAGGGATCGTTTCCGGGATCGCTATGACGACAGGGAGCGGTATGATGATAAGGACCGCAGAGACTACGATAGAGGTTCGTCCATGTGCTCATTACTTGTATTTGGTCACACCACGTGTGATTTTAGGACCGTAAAGATATTGCCACATTTTCTCATGAAATACTTTATgtgcattaaaaatattgaaaattgcTTTAGAACtacaattttatttcttttaaaaagaaatgtttttttttttttttttaatcaacaggCTCTGTGGTAAaactgagtttttatttttttcaaatcctgATCTCAGCCTTTATAAGCTCATACTCTGCACATACTTGGTATGAAATAATAGTCAACCTGTATAATAATGGCTGAAGACAGcgtaaaaatgacaggaaataaaGGAACTATTCCCACAAACATTATCCTGGTGCTTTCACAGCTTTTACAATGAAGAAAGATGACCCAAAGTGTGCAGCTTGGGCCCGTGTAGTGTGCAGGCTGTAGTTTCCTCGTAAACATGGGAGTAGCTCTGCTGGTCTCTAATACGAGCCAAATTTAAACGTACCATTCACTGTTATTTAAAGCGTGGAAGAGTTTCATCATAACTTCCACTAACACATGCAACGTTGCTGCCAATATCAGGCAGTATTTTTAGAGATTGGTCATCTCAGGTAAATTGGAACTGAAAGACAGGACATGTTTCGATATCAAGTAGTACCGAAGCTTTTCGGTCGGAGCTATAAAAGAACCAAAGTTTGGTACACCGCCTTACTTATGTCTGATGAGATCTTCCACAGCTAATTATTAAAACTGCACTGTTTTTGAAACATAGGAAATGTTATCtggaagacatttttttataaattcgCCCCCTAGACCAGTTTCAGCAATGATTGTCAGccctttattgttgtttaagttttctttaaaataaatctatgaaatgattgttttgatgtttgGAGCTCTTTAACCTCCtaaatgtaataattataaAGAATACTTGTGTACTACTTATTGTAGGCGGTTATGATTCTcgtggtggaggaggaggtcgtCGTGCCTTCGGCAGTGGCTTTCGCCGTGATTATGATGACAATCGGGGTAGCGGTGATCGTTTTGGAGACCGGGATCGTTATGATCGTGATGACCGGTACGAAAGACGGGATGAGCGGCGTGAGGAGAGGGGTAAGATTTTGAAAACACTTTctctattaaaacattttaggtGAAAGCTTGGGttggcgattttctccagatacactttttaagtttttgtttgaaattgtctttgtctttaagatcttatgtggtctggaaaaggaacgaagaaaatccattatctgtagcagctgtaaacctgtaataacttggaccaatggaaaaaaaaaaaaaaacttttttttaaccaatcacgtctccctgcttgttctcgatccctcgcatgtacaagctcacactgaaagcgcgtcaccgctgacagagttaaaacagagtttttggtcacgttttttgaTGTacataatggtaaagtttattgtttactcactgctgaatgagacaaagtttctacacaatacaagtgatgagctgagctcctcttctgcagcagctgtgcgcatgcatgtgagcgAGACGGAGGGCAGGGGAGAGGGGGATAAAGGCGGTGTCGTCGGAGAGTCTACATTcaaaaatcatgctagcttttgaaaattgcctaccctacttttaatgatttattttttatttaaatttttgtagCTTCTGAAGTCTAGGCAATATGACTTTCTGGCTTTGTTACAGAGAAGTCATTGTgacattatttatgttttaacagCATATCTTCCTGTGCCCATTGCAGCTCCTCAGCAGAGACCCAAACTGAACCTGAAGCCTCGTTCCGTCCCCAAGGAAGAGGAGAGCAGCAATAACACCGGGGGTGGTGCTTCCCCAGTTGCACCTCCAAGCTCTGGTAGTAGGTCTTCCTCAATCTTTGGGGCTGCTAAACCAGTTGACACAGCAACCAAGGAGCGCGAAGTAGAGGAAAGGCTGAAGAAAGAGGAAGAGCGGCTGCAGAGACAGCTGGAGGAGGACAAAGGCCGGGGACCTGATAGGAAGCTGAGAGATAGGTAAGGGTTCATATCCACCAATGTGCATATTAAAGTTCAAACTATTCAAAGCTACTTGTATTTAATGCAAAAACTATGTGCAAAAGAGTGCCACATTTTCCAGGTTATTGAACGCACCGCTATATTGGctgcattccaataatttagcaattttccaagaaaaatctaCATAAAAGCTGCATCGTCACATaggccgcactctattggctggtGGGGTACCCTTCAAATGACTCGGCCAATcaaaacgggcaggtaggcgtgCTGCTATACTCCCTTTAGCTTTAgatttttgagtatttctgcGTATTTGGATCAGTTTTAagtgatgagtttccatctcctcCTAGCAAGTTAATCAGGTTGTAGTACTTTGAGATTtctaattagggatgtaaagattaatcgtgaggcagttaaaaatcgattcaaaatgtgtcacggttcacatcaatattctgaaattgaattgcaatacttaaatattcattttttttttttttttttttaaaaatttttacaGCAAAGAGGGGTATCTAATtaaaatttgaaattcaggactcACCAcgatgttttaaatcagaagtgtggaagcattttggctttgccaagacaaaatgaaagaggtgaaaaagaaagaacatgtgaaattcAAGGTAAGAGGgacacagagaggaaagggagaaacaagagagagaatgaaagccataatttatttatattatttctttgatatgggatttttttaaagtccattccttaaggcacaaaatacattttcagttgcacttttaaaaagaaaaggaactaatATGTAGTTTttcatagtttactgtagagccagaatttaaatgaatagacttcttcttcatttgtattatttctttatttttttcattcaggatttatttttaattaaattgcattgttttgcatagtttatcaagggattcttttgacaatgaaagataaaagaaaatagtacagtatttttattttcaaagaaaaaaacgaatatttttcagtcatttgtctacattctgaatttgtaaaataaattgtgagagaatcgtatcgtgaacccagtattgtgaatcgaatcgtccCTATCTCTAATGCAACGGTCCCCAGACAAAGGTCCCAGACTCGTACTGGTCTGTGGACCTTTTGCTATCAGGCTTCAAAGAAATTATACAATTctaaaaatgaatgcattttattttgaataatttctactttagatttaacattcaacacTGAGGCGCTTAGTGTCACATGTCTCAAACATGCTTGATGCACATGCTTGCACGCGCACATACAATCTTGGTCAGTGTGGTACAAGCAGCACCACAGGCACAGACGGacatagacagacaaacatCTGTGTGCAGTCACACACATAACAGGATAACTCATCTTTCAATATTTTGGCTGGTATGAAAGTTTTCCATGGCACATAGAGAAGTTGCTGAGCACTGCGCTTATGTACTGACATTTTAACATAGATCATAATTAATGcaagaaaacaaatgtttgaaATAGGTTTTTAATTGTGTTCAGGGACCCAAGCTGGCGCACTGAGGAGCCCCAACAGGAGCGATCCCGTACCGGAAGTGAGTCGTCGCAGCCAGGGAGCAACTCTGGAAGAGGTGAGACTTTATCTTTCATTTGGCTGTCTTCGTGTGGGCGTTGCTGCTTCATGCATAGTTTCTCATGCAGGATCTCCTTCCAGTCTCTTCTGTTGTATTGTGTTATTCAGCACTGCAACGGTTTGTTTAAGGAACAAATTCTTCTCATCAGGGTCACGGTGTCGAGACAACGAGCGTTCTGGTGAGAACGACGTTTTTAGTGGGCAAGAAAGAAACGATTCTCCTGTGCCTGCTTCGCATCCCTCCTCCACCAGCTCCTCCAAAGAGCCTCTGAAGGTGATGCCTGCTCCTCCTCCCAAGGAGAATGTCTGGGCCAAGAGAAGTGCAGCAAGCACTGGCTCCAGTGAGGCCGATGGCCGTGCTCCAGTCTCTCCAGTGTCCCCAAGTGGCTCAGCTCCTCCCAAGATCAGGTGAGCTCAAGACTCCAACACCAAGTAATTTAGAATCTGATTCATACAACCCCTGGCAAAAATGATGGCGTCACCAGTTTTGGTGGATGTTCATtcagttgtttcattttgtagaaaataagtaGATCACAGACAAGCCACAAAACTAAAGTCAATGGTGGACTGTGGATGACTGGATGAAAGTCATATTCAGTGATGAATCTGCATTGGGTAAGGTGATGATGCTGGAACCTTTGTTTGGTGCCGTTCCAATGAGATTTATGAagatgaggttttttttcaggCAGTCATTGATATGGGGCTGCATGCCAGGTAAAGGCACTGGGGAGATGGCAGTCATTACATCTTCAATAAATGCACAAGTTTATGTTGACGTTTTGGACACTTTTCTTATTCCCTCAATTGAAAGGATGTTTGGGGATGATGACATCACTTATCGAGATGATAATGCATCTTGCCATAGAgcaaaaactgtgaaaactTTGCTTGAAGAAAGACACACAGGGTCAATTGATTGCTTGCAAATAGTCCGCATCTCAATCCAATTGAAAATCTGTGGTGGAAATTGAAGAAAATGGTCCATGATAAGGCTCCCTCCTGCAAAGCTGATCTGGCCACAGTAATCGGAGAAAGTTGGAGCCGGATTGATGAAGAGTGTTTGTCACTCAATAAGTCCATGCCTCAgaagtgttgtgttcaagaccacactatccgagaccaagactttcgggagccaagaccgagacaaaccaagaccataaacattttttttttataaattaaaaaaaatatatcaataaataaaattatgacgaGGTTCGAcaagttaaataacattctctctttaattttagtttcttttaaatacatttgacggtgaaaaaaggtgcctgcaaaaaattaactaaaatattaaaactgctactgataaattcacaattattctacatatttgaaaacaagatttttatgtcagctgaatgtacagcaagtgtttaaaagcatttctgccaagaaataacatggtgaaactaaataaaacaaactcaaaccctggaacagtcatgtgacaaaacaatcaacagttcttgttgagaaagattattgttattctggatacagtggaaacagaaactataaaaaattgttatattgtgaacctatttatattgtagggaagatattatatacaaatatgtaattggagtctaaagccacaaaaaacaccactttaaaaagaaaatagatataagacctctttacagttatttgagtcattctgcgcttgcgcgacttgcggcgatgacgctctggtgacgacataatccaagatggcggcgacccggactacagccgacactatgtaataaaacccTTAAAAGGTATGGAtctaattagggatgtaacgattaatcgtaaggcagttaaaaatcaattcataggtatcacggttgatattgattttctgaaaattgaatcgcaggactttttttaaccagcagagggcgctatccacaagtgtaggcggcgggcggagtctgctaatactttctttctggccgccttctactcttaaatatgttaataaatgtttcattgcccctttagcaccgaaagattatctgtaatattacttgaatatctgtaaaagtcacgtttttctattagctctgtctgctagcatagcttctcttcttcactgcaagaatttctgcatgccaaccgaccactgttaccagcgccctctgctggtccaaacaaatatgacgtaaatcagtgtatcacggtttttttttttttttaaagtccaattgttaaggcacaaaatacattttcagttgtacttttaaaaagaaaaagaactattatgcagttttgcattgtttattatagaaccagaatttaaattaataggcttcattttcatttgtattattcctttatttcattcaagatttatttttagttaaattgcattgttttgaatagtttatcaagggattcttttgacaatgatatataaaaggaaaataatacagtattttctagtttttttcccaaaaaaaaatttgtttacaggcccattttgtaaaataaatcgtgagagaatcgtatcgtgaacccagtattgtgaatcgaatcgtatcgggagttgagtgaatcgttacatccctagatcTAATGAAAAGAgaggatggacagaggcataaacatgcagactttcacacggacacacacagactttttaaacacacacggacctcggtaaacggaacaggatTCACCGGatggcaggcactaggacccagaggcgaaGTAAATGCATCCCTGTACTGtgtgtacaggctgtaatatcaccagtttatcattttgcCTGTTGTtagagataatatttattcatggtgattgttttctggagttttactgggctttttaccggtgattagtttctatctcccttTAGCTCCATGGTCAAAACTGAAACCGTAGTTTTcaggcgcgcacacacacacacacacacatattaaggaaggttgcggtcattatacagggtggattaaagaatgaaaaaaaggattgttttatcccgttcttctccttgttattatcacattataaaaagtttaaaaatagcaggaaataGTGCTGTCTctaacggtcttgagggaaaatcccgagtccgagacaagatggagtcaaaatgcttccgagacgagacctttaaaatttggtctcgagaccggtctcgactactacaacactagctCAGAGACTGCAAGTGGTGGTGCAACAAAGTACTAGTGGTGCGTTGTAGTGTTTTTCATGATTCCATAATTTTTTCCCTCTGCTTGATCTAAGAAAGCAATTATTGACTAccaccattttatttcttttagtgTTTCTTAAAGCTAGAAAATTACCATTTTTAATGACATCAGTTTTGTGTCATGCCTGTGATctacttttttttctacaaaattaaacaactgaACATTCTCCAAGACTGGTGATTCCATCATTTTTGCCACGGGTTGTAGAATCGTATATATTAAAACAGCAGTGATGTTAGGTCTTTATCAGAGATGCACCGATATAAATCTTTCCAACTGACCCAATAACCAGTAATTTGAAACTTCTGTGGCCAATGgccaataaagataaaaaaggCTTTTCTTTCAATTTGGACTTTGTACAGTGTTCAGTTGGAGTATGGAGGTAGTGTAGGGATGACATTGCAGCTGGCATCCATTTTAAAAAGTCTGAAGTCAAGATTGCAGCCTCGTCAGCAAACCTGTCTTGTTCCATGTAATGCAGACAATCTTGGCATTCATCTGAGACTGCAATTCCATACCAGCAACAAGTCTAGCATGTTTTAAGTAGCTAAGCTGGCTGAGCAGGATAAAAAGGTTTTGGGTCAGTTCATtgattttaattgtcatttgtCCGATTTAGAaagttatttgaaaaaatatgctatATGCTTTTGGTTCGATTATTATTGTGCATTTCTAgttttattctattattatttctagAAAGGTTGAACATAATGATTTGACATATTGTTGCGTGGCTCTTTCTTTTCAGTTCCACAAGTTCTGCGGATGAACCAGGATTCGGGAAGGGTAAGTCCTGCTTTGTGAACCTTTTGCAGTGAAGATAGTTCTAAAATTATTAGTCCCGTTATATATAAGGacatgcacacaaaatataataGCAAGATTTCACTAAAGCAAGTATAGTTTCTTGTGTCTTTAACACTTGCTGACAAGttgcattaaaacattttagttgGAGCCTCAGCATTATTTTAGTTTAAGACTTAGTGAAGTTACTTCAATGAAAGCTACAGTCAGGTCAACGGTGAAGCCAAGAGAATCCAATCTTTATTTTACCTGATGTTTCTCAGGACAACTTTTCAAAGAGAAAGATGTTTAgttatttactttttgtttcattattttaacCTGTGATATTTCCACATCATTTCCTTCTATTTTAATGTGGATTCCTccccaaaccaaaaaaaaaaaagattctctCTTGAATTTCACACATGTCCACGTTTTACTTTCATTTCTACTGTGGGACACGGTCCAGCGCCAAACAATTGTTAGATCCTGTCATAAATCATAGAAGCCCAGGCTTTGAGTTTCCACACTGGGTGCTGCCGACACATCACTGTAAGTCTGTTTTTACGGTAGCAGGAAGTACACTTGTTAGCCACTCTCTGCTTCTCCACAGCAGCACTGGTGGATAGCTGTGTCGTGTTGCTGGCTGTCTTCCACTGCAGCTGTGCTCATCATATCTCAACCATTAATAAACTAACGTTATTTAGGAGAATGTTAATAAAAAATCCAGACTCTGGGAAAActtgaatgtttttgttttgctgacaACAGTTGTTGCTTTACTATTTCAACAAAGCCAAAGCAGTATGCCTTTCTGCATGGGCaagcactttattttatttgaggATAAAGTTGTTACCCAGCCAATCAGCCAcactaaaaaatgaaaactgaaCTGTGCCTGTGACTCATTTGCTTGTGATTCATAAGCTTTCAGATCAGGAACATTAGATTTGTTCTGAAGGGCACAGTAACCCCACCCTCAGATGCTGACACTGTCAGAGCCCAATGCTTGCAAAATGGTGGGGCCAGAAAAGTCACATCTAAAAACCCTGCAGCCTGTTTATAAAAATGGTATGATTTGTTGCCAGATCCCCCAGGAACTGGGCCCAGTCCCACAGTGGAAAGAAAGCATTCAAACGACTGTATTCCAGCTGCACTTTATTGGAATGTGTGACGAGATGTTCCGTTTGTGCTAACTGTGCATTCACATCAGTCCAAAGTCTATAAACCTTAAGTTCTGTTTTACTCTACACCTGAGTGACACCTAATATTGCAGACGTGATACATAATGTACATGCAGTCTTTTATGCCTTTGTTGCATATATTTAGCAACTGTATTTGTTGCTGAATTGCATAATGTATCGTAAGAGCAGCTTCTACTGACGTTCCGCAACTTTTCCTTTTATGGAACACTAAGCCACAACATTGAGCAGACTCAGGTTGTAACGTGTGCATTGAT is a genomic window containing:
- the eif4ba gene encoding eukaryotic translation initiation factor 4Ba isoform X1, translating into MAASAKKKNKKGKTFTLTDFLAEDSSSGSGNVSNAPPSYPAKSTSWADETDDLDGDVSTSWHTDEDMYRQPPIDRSILPTAPRSAREPNIDRSRLPRSPPYTAFLGNLPYDVTEDSIKDFFRGLAISAVRLPREPSNPERLKGFGYAEFDDVDSLLRALSLNEENLGNRRIRVDIADQSNDKERDSGLMGGRDRGGRMADLGPDKTDSDWRARPTGDDDGPPKRDDYGSRDRHESDRYRDGPRRDDRYEGGRDRFRDRYDDRERYDDKDRRDYDRGGYDSRGGGGGRRAFGSGFRRDYDDNRGSGDRFGDRDRYDRDDRYERRDERREERAPQQRPKLNLKPRSVPKEEESSNNTGGGASPVAPPSSGSRSSSIFGAAKPVDTATKEREVEERLKKEEERLQRQLEEDKGRGPDRKLRDRDPSWRTEEPQQERSRTGSESSQPGSNSGRGSRCRDNERSGENDVFSGQERNDSPVPASHPSSTSSSKEPLKVMPAPPPKENVWAKRSAASTGSSEADGRAPVSPVSPSGSAPPKISSTSSADEPGFGKDENKADGVRRDRGPPRARGGAAGPGAGRGRGEGPNKDRRKEADRKDTRRDRDTRPPPEPKKYEETPIPKFSSASKYAALLMDGDQGDDADDIE
- the eif4ba gene encoding eukaryotic translation initiation factor 4Ba isoform X2, encoding MAASAKKKNKKGKTFTLTDFLAEDSSSGSGNVSNAPPSYPAKSTSWADETDDLDGDVSTSWHTDEDMYRQPPIDRSILPTAPRSAREPNIDRSRLPRSPPYTAFLGNLPYDVTEDSIKDFFRGLAISAVRLPREPSNPERLKGFGYAEFDDVDSLLRALSLNEENLGNRRIRVDIADQSNDKERDSGLMGGRDRGGRMADLGPDKTDSDWRARPTGDDDGPPKRDDYGSRDRHESDRYRDGPRRDDRYEGGRDRFRDRYDDRERYDDKDRRDYDRGGYDSRGGGGGRRAFGSGFRRDYDDNRGSGDRFGDRDRYDRDDRYERRDERREERAPQQRPKLNLKPRSVPKEEESSNNTGGGASPVAPPSSGSRSSSIFGAAKPVDTATKEREVEERLKKEEERLQRQLEEDKGRGPDRKLRDRDPSWRTEEPQQERSRTGSESSQPGSNSGRGSRCRDNERSGENDVFSGQERNDSPVPASHPSSTSSSKEPLKVMPAPPPKENVWAKRSAASTGSSEADGRAPVSPVSPSGSAPPKISSTSSADEPGFGKERTPEETETPDHLQSQRNTKKPPSPNSAQPVNTPLY